The following are encoded in a window of Salvelinus sp. IW2-2015 unplaced genomic scaffold, ASM291031v2 Un_scaffold3673, whole genome shotgun sequence genomic DNA:
- the LOC112076300 gene encoding macoilin has translation MKRRNADCSKLRRPLKRNRITEGIYSSTFLYLKFLVVWVLVLLADFVLEFRFEYLWPFWLFIRSVYDSFRYQGLAFSVFFVCVAFTSDIICLLFIPVQWLFFAASTYVWVQYVWHTERGVCLPTVSLWILFVYMEAAIRFKDLKNFHVDLCRPFAAHCIGYPVVTLGFGFKSYVSYKMRLRKQKEVQKENEFYMQLLQQALPPEQQMLQRQEREAEEGE, from the exons ATGAAGCGGCGCAATGCGGACTGCAGCAAGCTCCGACGGCCGTTAAAACGGAACCGAATCACCGAGGGTATATATAGCAG tacgtTCCTGTATCTGAAGTTTCTGGTGGTGTGggtgctggtgctgctggcaGACTTTGTGTTGGAGTTCAGGTTTGAGTACCTGTGGCCCTTCTGGCTCTTCATACGCAGTGTCTATGACTCGTTCAGATACCAGGGGCTG gctttctccgtgttctttgtgtgtgtggcgtttACGTCTGACATCATCTGCCTCCTCTTTATCCCTGTCCAATGGCTGTTTTTCGCTGCCAGCACCTACGTCTGGGTCCAGTAYGTCTGGCACACAG agagaggagtgtgtctaCCCACCGTGTCGCTATGGAtactgtttgtgtacatggaagCTGCCATCCGCTTCAAGGACCTGAAGAACTTCCATGTGGACCTGTGTCGGCCCTTCGCTGCTCACTG tATTGGCTACCCCGTGGTGACTCTGGGCTTTGGCTTTAAGAGCTACGTCAGCTACAAGATGAGACTGAGGAAACAGAAAGAGGTGCAGAAGGAGAATGAGTTCTACATGCAGCTCCTACAACAGGCTCTGCCCCCAGAGCAACAGATgctacagagacaggagagagaggcggaggagggTGAGTAG